The Macaca thibetana thibetana isolate TM-01 chromosome 19, ASM2454274v1, whole genome shotgun sequence genome has a segment encoding these proteins:
- the FLT3LG gene encoding fms-related tyrosine kinase 3 ligand isoform X1 has protein sequence MTVLAPAWSPTTYLLLLLLLSSGLSETQDCSFQHSPISSDFAVKIRELSDYLLQDYPVTVPSNLQDEELCGALWRLVLAQRWMERLKTVAGSKMQGLLERVNTEIHFVTKCAFQHPPSCLRFVQTNISRLLQETSEQLVALKPWITRQNFSRCLELQCQPDSSTLPPPRSPGALEATALTAPQRPLLLLLLLLPVGLLLLATAWCLHWQRTRRRTPRPREQVPPVPSPQDLLLVEH, from the exons ATGACAGTGCTGGCGCCAGCCTGGAGCCCAACA ACCTatctcctcctgctgctgctgctgagttCGGGACTCAGTGAGACCCAGGACTGCTCCTTCCAACACAGCCCCATCTCCTCCGACTTCGCTGTCAAAATCCGCGAGCTG TCTGACTACCTGCTTCAAGATTACCCGGTCACCGTGCCCTCCAACCTGCAGGAC GAGGAGCTCTGCGGGGCCCTCTGGCGGCTGGTCCTGGCACAGCGCTGGATGGAGCGGCTCAAGACTGTGGCTGGGTCCAAAATGCAAGGCTTGCTGGAGCGCGTGAACACGGAGATACACTTTGTCACCAAATGTGCCTTTCAG cACCCCCCCAGCTGTCTTCGCTTCGTCCAGACCAACATCTCCCGCCTCCTGCAGGAGACCTCCGAGCAGCTGGTGGCTCTGAAGCCCTGGATCACTCGCCAGAATTTCTCCCGGTGCCTGGAGCTGCAGTGTCAGCCTG aCTCCTCAACCCTGCCACCCCCACGGAGTCCAGGGGCCCTGGAGGCCACAGCCCTGACAGCCCCGCAGCgccctctgctcctcctcctgctgctgctgcctgtgGGCCTCCTGCTGCTGGCCACTGCCTGGTGCCTGCACTGGCAGAGGACGCGGCGGAGGACACCCCGCCCTAGGGAGCAG GTGCCCCCTGTCCCCAGTCCCCAGGACCTGCTGCTTGTGGAGCACTGA
- the FLT3LG gene encoding fms-related tyrosine kinase 3 ligand isoform X3: MERLKTVAGSKMQGLLERVNTEIHFVTKCAFQHPPSCLRFVQTNISRLLQETSEQLVALKPWITRQNFSRCLELQCQPDSSTLPPPRSPGALEATALTAPQRPLLLLLLLLPVGLLLLATAWCLHWQRTRRRTPRPREQVPPVPSPQDLLLVEH; encoded by the exons ATGGAGCGGCTCAAGACTGTGGCTGGGTCCAAAATGCAAGGCTTGCTGGAGCGCGTGAACACGGAGATACACTTTGTCACCAAATGTGCCTTTCAG cACCCCCCCAGCTGTCTTCGCTTCGTCCAGACCAACATCTCCCGCCTCCTGCAGGAGACCTCCGAGCAGCTGGTGGCTCTGAAGCCCTGGATCACTCGCCAGAATTTCTCCCGGTGCCTGGAGCTGCAGTGTCAGCCTG aCTCCTCAACCCTGCCACCCCCACGGAGTCCAGGGGCCCTGGAGGCCACAGCCCTGACAGCCCCGCAGCgccctctgctcctcctcctgctgctgctgcctgtgGGCCTCCTGCTGCTGGCCACTGCCTGGTGCCTGCACTGGCAGAGGACGCGGCGGAGGACACCCCGCCCTAGGGAGCAG GTGCCCCCTGTCCCCAGTCCCCAGGACCTGCTGCTTGTGGAGCACTGA
- the LOC126943097 gene encoding aldehyde dehydrogenase family 16 member A1 isoform X2, whose translation MAATRAGPRAREIFTSLEYGPVPESHACALAWLDTQDRCLGHYVNGKWLKPEHRTSVPCQDPITGENLASCLQAQAEDVAAAVEAARTAFKSWSAHPGVVRAQHLVRLAKVIQKHQRLLWTLESLVTGRAVREVRDGDVQLAQQLLHYHAIQASTQEEALAGWEPMGVIGLILPPTFSFLEMMWRICPALAVGCTVVALVPPASPTPLLLAQLSGELGPFPGILNVISGPTSLVPVLASQPGIQKVAFCGALEEGRALRRTLAGECAELGLALGTESLLLLTDTADVDSAVEGAVDAAWSDRGPGGLRLLIQESVWDEAMRRLQERMGRLRSGRGLDGAVDMGARGAAACDLVQRFVREAQSQGAQVFQAGDVPSEHPFYPPTLVSNLPPASPCARAEVPWPVVVASPFRTAKEALALANGTPRGGSASVWSERLGQALELGYGLQVGTVWINAHGLRDPSVPTGGCKESGCSWHGGPDGLYEYLRPSGTPAWLSCLSKNLNYDTFGLAVPSTLPAGPEIGPSPAPPYGLFVGGRFQAPGARSSRPIQDSSGNLHGYVAEGGAKDIRGAVEAAHQAFPGWAGQSPGARAALLWALAAALERRKSTLASRLERQGVELKAAEVEVELSARRLRAWGARAQAQGHTLQVAGLRGPVLRLREPLGVLAVVCPDEWPLLAFVSLLAPALAYGNTVVMVPSAACPLLALEVCQQAWPTW comes from the exons ATGGCTGCGACGCGTGCAGGGCCCCGCGCCCGCGAGATCTTCACCTCGCTGGAGTACGGACCGGTGCCGGAGAGCCACGCATGCGCACTG GCCTGGCTGGACACCCAGGACCGGTGCTTGGGCCACTATGTGAATGGGAAGTGGTTAAAGCCTGAACACAGGACTTCAGTGCCTTGCCAGGATCCCATCACAG GAGAGAACTTGGCCAGTTGCCTGCAGGCACAGGCCGAGGATGTGGCCGCAGCCGTGGAGGCAGCCAGGACGGCATTTAAGAGCTGGAGTGCCCACCCTGGCGTCGTCCGGGCCCAGCACCTGGTCAG GCTGGCCAAGGTGATCCAGAAGCACCAGCGACTGCTGTGGACCCTGGAATCCCTGGTGACTGGGCGGGCTGTTCGAGAGGTTCGAGACGGGGACGTCCAGCTGGCCCAGCAGCTTCTCCACTACCATGCAATCCAGGCATCCACCCAGGAGGAGGCACTGGCAGGCTGGGAGCCCATGG GAGTAATTGGTCTCATCCTGCCACCCACATTCTCCTTCCTTGAGATGATGTGGAGGATTTGCCCTGCCCTGGCTGTGG GCTGCACTGTGGTGGCCCTCGTGCCCCCGGCCTCTCCGACGCCCCTCCTCCTGGCCCAGCTGTCAGGGGAGCTGGGCCCGTTCCCAGGAATCCTGAATGTCATCAGTGGCCCTACCTCCCTGGTGCCCGTCCTGGCCTCCCAGCCTGGAATCCAGAAGGTGGCCTTCTGCGGAGCCCTGGAG GAAGGCCGTGCCCTTCGACGGACCCTGGCGGGTGAGTGTGCGGAGCTGGGCCTAGCGCTGGGGACGGAGTCGCTGCTGCTGCTGACAGACACAGCGGACGTCGACTCGGCTGTGGAGGGTGCTGTGGACGCCGCCTGGTCCGACCGCGGCCCG GGTGGCCTCAGGCTCCTTATCCAGGAGTCTGTGTGGGACGAAGCCATGAGACGACTGCAGGAGCGGATGGGGCGGCTTCGGAGTGGCCGAGGGCTGGATGGGGCCGTGGACATGGGGGCCCGGGGGGCTGCTGCATGTGACCTGGTCCAGCGCTTTGTGCGTGAGGCACAGAGCCAGGGTGCACAG GTGTTCCAGGCTGGCGATGTGCCTTCAGAACACCCATTCTATCCTCCAACCTTGGTCTCCAACCTGCCCCCAGCCTCCCCATGTGCCCGGGCAGAG GTGCCGTGGCCTGTGGTTGTGGCCTCCCCCTTCCGCACAGCCAAGGAAGCACTGGCATTGGCCAACGGGACGCCCCGAGGGGGCAGCGCCAGCGTGTGGAGCGAgaggctgggccaggcactggAGCTGGGCTACGG GCTCCAGGTGGGCACCGTCTGGATCAATGCCCACGGCCTCAGAGACCCTTCGGTGCCCACAGGCGGCTGTAAGGAGAGTGGGTGTTCCTGGCATGGGGGCCCAGAC GGGCTGTATGAGTATCTGCGGCCCTCAGGGACCCCTGCCTGGCTGTCCTGCCTCTCCAAGAACCTGAACTATGACACCTTTGGCCTTGCTGTTCCCTCAACCCTGCCGGCTGGGCCTGAAATAGGGCCCAG CCCAGCACCCCCCTATGGGCTCTTCGTTGGGGGCCGTTTCCAGGCTCCTGGGGCCCGAAGCTCCAGGCCTATCCAGGATTCGTCCGGCAACCTCCATGGCTACGTGGCTGAGGGTGGAGCCAAGGACATCCGAGGTGCCGTGGAGGCCGCTCACCAGGCTTTCCCTGG CTGGGCGGGCCAGTCCCCAGGGGCCCGGGCGGCCCTGCTATGGGCCCTGGCGGCTGCACTGGAACGCCGGAAATCTACCCTGGCCTCAAGGCTGGAGAGGCAGGGAGTGGAGCTCAAGGCTgcggaggtggaggtggagctgAGTGCAAGGCGACTTCGGGCATGGGGGGCCCGGGCGCAGGCCCAAGGCCACACCCTGCAG GTAGCGGGGCTGAGAGGACCTGTGCTGCGCCTGCGGGAGCCGCTGGGTGTGCTGGCTGTGGTGTGTCCGGACGAGTGGCCCCTGCTTGCCTTCGTGTCCCTGCTGGCTCCCGCCCTGGCCTACGGCAACACTGTGGTCATGGTGCCCAGCGCGGCCTGTCCCCTGCTGGCCCTGGAGGTCTGCCAG caggcctggccaacgtggtga
- the LOC126943097 gene encoding aldehyde dehydrogenase family 16 member A1 isoform X1 — protein MAATRAGPRAREIFTSLEYGPVPESHACALAWLDTQDRCLGHYVNGKWLKPEHRTSVPCQDPITGENLASCLQAQAEDVAAAVEAARTAFKSWSAHPGVVRAQHLVRLAKVIQKHQRLLWTLESLVTGRAVREVRDGDVQLAQQLLHYHAIQASTQEEALAGWEPMGVIGLILPPTFSFLEMMWRICPALAVGCTVVALVPPASPTPLLLAQLSGELGPFPGILNVISGPTSLVPVLASQPGIQKVAFCGALEEGRALRRTLAGECAELGLALGTESLLLLTDTADVDSAVEGAVDAAWSDRGPGGLRLLIQESVWDEAMRRLQERMGRLRSGRGLDGAVDMGARGAAACDLVQRFVREAQSQGAQVFQAGDVPSEHPFYPPTLVSNLPPASPCARAEVPWPVVVASPFRTAKEALALANGTPRGGSASVWSERLGQALELGYGLQVGTVWINAHGLRDPSVPTGGCKESGCSWHGGPDGLYEYLRPSGTPAWLSCLSKNLNYDTFGLAVPSTLPAGPEIGPSPAPPYGLFVGGRFQAPGARSSRPIQDSSGNLHGYVAEGGAKDIRGAVEAAHQAFPGWAGQSPGARAALLWALAAALERRKSTLASRLERQGVELKAAEVEVELSARRLRAWGARAQAQGHTLQVAGLRGPVLRLREPLGVLAVVCPDEWPLLAFVSLLAPALAYGNTVVMVPSAACPLLALEVCQDMATLFPAGLANVVTGDRDHLTRCLALHQDVQAMWYFGSAQGSQFVEWASAGNLKPVWVNRGCLRAWDQEAEGAGPELGLRSARTKALWLPMGD, from the exons ATGGCTGCGACGCGTGCAGGGCCCCGCGCCCGCGAGATCTTCACCTCGCTGGAGTACGGACCGGTGCCGGAGAGCCACGCATGCGCACTG GCCTGGCTGGACACCCAGGACCGGTGCTTGGGCCACTATGTGAATGGGAAGTGGTTAAAGCCTGAACACAGGACTTCAGTGCCTTGCCAGGATCCCATCACAG GAGAGAACTTGGCCAGTTGCCTGCAGGCACAGGCCGAGGATGTGGCCGCAGCCGTGGAGGCAGCCAGGACGGCATTTAAGAGCTGGAGTGCCCACCCTGGCGTCGTCCGGGCCCAGCACCTGGTCAG GCTGGCCAAGGTGATCCAGAAGCACCAGCGACTGCTGTGGACCCTGGAATCCCTGGTGACTGGGCGGGCTGTTCGAGAGGTTCGAGACGGGGACGTCCAGCTGGCCCAGCAGCTTCTCCACTACCATGCAATCCAGGCATCCACCCAGGAGGAGGCACTGGCAGGCTGGGAGCCCATGG GAGTAATTGGTCTCATCCTGCCACCCACATTCTCCTTCCTTGAGATGATGTGGAGGATTTGCCCTGCCCTGGCTGTGG GCTGCACTGTGGTGGCCCTCGTGCCCCCGGCCTCTCCGACGCCCCTCCTCCTGGCCCAGCTGTCAGGGGAGCTGGGCCCGTTCCCAGGAATCCTGAATGTCATCAGTGGCCCTACCTCCCTGGTGCCCGTCCTGGCCTCCCAGCCTGGAATCCAGAAGGTGGCCTTCTGCGGAGCCCTGGAG GAAGGCCGTGCCCTTCGACGGACCCTGGCGGGTGAGTGTGCGGAGCTGGGCCTAGCGCTGGGGACGGAGTCGCTGCTGCTGCTGACAGACACAGCGGACGTCGACTCGGCTGTGGAGGGTGCTGTGGACGCCGCCTGGTCCGACCGCGGCCCG GGTGGCCTCAGGCTCCTTATCCAGGAGTCTGTGTGGGACGAAGCCATGAGACGACTGCAGGAGCGGATGGGGCGGCTTCGGAGTGGCCGAGGGCTGGATGGGGCCGTGGACATGGGGGCCCGGGGGGCTGCTGCATGTGACCTGGTCCAGCGCTTTGTGCGTGAGGCACAGAGCCAGGGTGCACAG GTGTTCCAGGCTGGCGATGTGCCTTCAGAACACCCATTCTATCCTCCAACCTTGGTCTCCAACCTGCCCCCAGCCTCCCCATGTGCCCGGGCAGAG GTGCCGTGGCCTGTGGTTGTGGCCTCCCCCTTCCGCACAGCCAAGGAAGCACTGGCATTGGCCAACGGGACGCCCCGAGGGGGCAGCGCCAGCGTGTGGAGCGAgaggctgggccaggcactggAGCTGGGCTACGG GCTCCAGGTGGGCACCGTCTGGATCAATGCCCACGGCCTCAGAGACCCTTCGGTGCCCACAGGCGGCTGTAAGGAGAGTGGGTGTTCCTGGCATGGGGGCCCAGAC GGGCTGTATGAGTATCTGCGGCCCTCAGGGACCCCTGCCTGGCTGTCCTGCCTCTCCAAGAACCTGAACTATGACACCTTTGGCCTTGCTGTTCCCTCAACCCTGCCGGCTGGGCCTGAAATAGGGCCCAG CCCAGCACCCCCCTATGGGCTCTTCGTTGGGGGCCGTTTCCAGGCTCCTGGGGCCCGAAGCTCCAGGCCTATCCAGGATTCGTCCGGCAACCTCCATGGCTACGTGGCTGAGGGTGGAGCCAAGGACATCCGAGGTGCCGTGGAGGCCGCTCACCAGGCTTTCCCTGG CTGGGCGGGCCAGTCCCCAGGGGCCCGGGCGGCCCTGCTATGGGCCCTGGCGGCTGCACTGGAACGCCGGAAATCTACCCTGGCCTCAAGGCTGGAGAGGCAGGGAGTGGAGCTCAAGGCTgcggaggtggaggtggagctgAGTGCAAGGCGACTTCGGGCATGGGGGGCCCGGGCGCAGGCCCAAGGCCACACCCTGCAG GTAGCGGGGCTGAGAGGACCTGTGCTGCGCCTGCGGGAGCCGCTGGGTGTGCTGGCTGTGGTGTGTCCGGACGAGTGGCCCCTGCTTGCCTTCGTGTCCCTGCTGGCTCCCGCCCTGGCCTACGGCAACACTGTGGTCATGGTGCCCAGCGCGGCCTGTCCCCTGCTGGCCCTGGAGGTCTGCCAG GACATGGCAACCCTGTTTCCAGcaggcctggccaacgtggtgacaGGAGACCGGGACCATCTGACCCGCTGCCTGGCCTTGCACCAGGACGTCCAGGCCATGTGGTATTTCGGATCCGCCCAG GGTTCCCAGTTTGTGGAGTGGGCCTCAGCAGGAAACCTCAAACCGGTGTGGGTGAACAGGGGCTGCCTGCGGGCCTGGGACCAGGAGGCCGAGGGGGCAGGCCCGGAGCTGGGGCTGCGATCGGCGCGGACCAAGGCCCTGTGGCTGCCTATGGGGGACTGA
- the FLT3LG gene encoding fms-related tyrosine kinase 3 ligand isoform X2 — protein sequence MTVLAPAWSPTTYLLLLLLLSSGLSETQDCSFQHSPISSDFAVKIRELSDYLLQDYPVTVPSNLQDEELCGALWRLVLAQRWMERLKTVAGSKMQGLLERVNTEIHFVTKCAFQETSEQLVALKPWITRQNFSRCLELQCQPDSSTLPPPRSPGALEATALTAPQRPLLLLLLLLPVGLLLLATAWCLHWQRTRRRTPRPREQVPPVPSPQDLLLVEH from the exons ATGACAGTGCTGGCGCCAGCCTGGAGCCCAACA ACCTatctcctcctgctgctgctgctgagttCGGGACTCAGTGAGACCCAGGACTGCTCCTTCCAACACAGCCCCATCTCCTCCGACTTCGCTGTCAAAATCCGCGAGCTG TCTGACTACCTGCTTCAAGATTACCCGGTCACCGTGCCCTCCAACCTGCAGGAC GAGGAGCTCTGCGGGGCCCTCTGGCGGCTGGTCCTGGCACAGCGCTGGATGGAGCGGCTCAAGACTGTGGCTGGGTCCAAAATGCAAGGCTTGCTGGAGCGCGTGAACACGGAGATACACTTTGTCACCAAATGTGCCTTTCAG GAGACCTCCGAGCAGCTGGTGGCTCTGAAGCCCTGGATCACTCGCCAGAATTTCTCCCGGTGCCTGGAGCTGCAGTGTCAGCCTG aCTCCTCAACCCTGCCACCCCCACGGAGTCCAGGGGCCCTGGAGGCCACAGCCCTGACAGCCCCGCAGCgccctctgctcctcctcctgctgctgctgcctgtgGGCCTCCTGCTGCTGGCCACTGCCTGGTGCCTGCACTGGCAGAGGACGCGGCGGAGGACACCCCGCCCTAGGGAGCAG GTGCCCCCTGTCCCCAGTCCCCAGGACCTGCTGCTTGTGGAGCACTGA